A window of Pirellula sp. SH-Sr6A contains these coding sequences:
- a CDS encoding amidophosphoribosyltransferase, with protein sequence MSELHHECGVAAIYHLPGGDESRLSPDAGRDSISYLLPRMLQDIQNRGQLAAGMTTYNPDRSLILDTMKDIGTVAEVFRLSHRGKSEAIMEAYAGRAAIGHVRYATCGQDDRSYAQPFERQHIHKNKWFSFCFNGQLANYTDLRDRLMKDGEHHLARDTDTEIIMHELGRELTLSANRSLIDVFASAAKKFDGAFSIAILNAKGELLLARDPLGIKPLCYATDGRLFAAASESVALLNLGFDRDAILSVPPGHAILVTPDGIQIERYCETPKPAHCFFEWIYFANVASTLDERSVYLSRTRLGEELARIELSRNQIPIDNDTIVVPVPDTSKAAADAMAYRMRIPSREGLIRNRYSGRTFIEGGRARKAKASSKYTPLREVLDGKRVILVEDSIVRSTTMKVLLHRIRELGGAKEIHVRVACPPIIAPCFYGIDMSTIDELFAPKFLENGMLTEAGQDRMAEQLGCDSLRYLPVESIARAIDLPSNHLCQACITGKYPTPVGQQLYSIAQANHLSGKSDSRTYELNPVV encoded by the coding sequence ATGAGCGAACTGCACCATGAATGCGGTGTTGCGGCCATTTATCACTTACCCGGTGGTGATGAAAGCCGTCTGAGCCCCGATGCGGGCCGCGACTCGATCTCTTATCTGCTTCCTCGCATGCTGCAGGATATCCAAAACCGCGGACAGCTCGCGGCGGGGATGACGACTTACAATCCAGATCGATCCCTCATTCTGGACACAATGAAGGATATAGGAACAGTCGCGGAAGTCTTCCGGCTGTCCCATCGCGGAAAAAGCGAGGCGATCATGGAGGCCTATGCAGGCCGCGCCGCGATTGGACACGTGCGCTATGCAACTTGCGGTCAAGACGACCGCAGCTATGCACAACCTTTCGAACGACAGCATATCCATAAAAACAAGTGGTTCAGCTTTTGTTTCAATGGGCAATTAGCGAACTATACTGACCTTCGCGATCGGTTGATGAAAGATGGAGAACACCATCTGGCGCGAGACACCGATACCGAGATTATCATGCACGAACTTGGACGCGAATTAACGCTCTCTGCCAATCGTTCGTTGATCGACGTATTCGCTTCCGCCGCGAAGAAGTTCGACGGAGCGTTTTCGATTGCGATCTTGAATGCCAAAGGGGAGCTGCTCCTAGCTCGCGATCCACTCGGGATCAAACCATTGTGTTATGCGACCGACGGGCGGCTTTTTGCTGCAGCCAGCGAGAGCGTCGCGTTACTCAACCTCGGCTTCGATCGAGATGCGATTCTATCGGTTCCCCCAGGGCATGCGATCTTGGTCACTCCCGATGGCATCCAAATCGAGAGATATTGCGAAACGCCTAAGCCTGCTCACTGCTTCTTCGAATGGATTTATTTCGCAAACGTGGCGAGCACCCTCGATGAACGAAGTGTTTATCTTTCGAGAACGAGGCTAGGTGAAGAATTAGCGCGTATCGAACTTTCTAGAAACCAGATTCCGATCGACAACGATACGATTGTCGTTCCGGTTCCCGATACGAGCAAAGCGGCGGCCGATGCTATGGCATACCGCATGCGGATTCCTTCCCGTGAAGGTTTGATCCGCAATCGTTATAGCGGTCGGACGTTTATCGAAGGTGGTCGAGCACGCAAAGCGAAAGCGTCGAGCAAATACACTCCTTTGCGCGAGGTACTCGATGGCAAACGCGTGATCCTCGTCGAGGATTCCATCGTTCGCTCAACGACGATGAAAGTACTGCTGCACCGCATACGCGAGCTCGGCGGAGCCAAAGAAATCCACGTCCGCGTCGCTTGTCCGCCAATTATTGCTCCTTGCTTCTATGGCATCGATATGTCGACCATCGACGAACTCTTTGCACCGAAGTTCTTGGAAAACGGGATGCTGACGGAAGCAGGCCAGGATCGGATGGCCGAACAACTCGGGTGCGACTCCCTTCGCTACCTGCCTGTGGAATCGATCGCTCGAGCAATCGATCTTCCTTCAAACCACCTTTGCCAAGCGTGCATTACAGGCAAATACCCCACTCCTGTCGGACAGCAGCTCTACAGCATCGCGCAAGCGAACCACCTGTCCGGAAAAAGCGATTCGCGAACCTACGAACTAAACCCAGTGGTTTGA
- a CDS encoding MutS-related protein — MTSDSKSAVNTYQSLVESFEETIERSKRLSKVLVRCRVGSAIPGLAMIVVGVAEPSLGSWTWKVGLLLIGVFLFFATWYETIQYRMQNLHSQLFGLVRLIDRCNRNWKELAPLPSEDYVVPYTAEWTQDLDVFGERSLFRWASLAMTRTGAETLAQWITEWASPEEIQMRQEAVRELSKTRSWRLDFYRIACGLRSQRTYPEAIAEWASSQDFFEGRRWIYALACLGPSLVILGAIGLVGAFFLGVGVGQLVGVSVLLFGLAINFVLTMIILGPIHDLFNRIGYANRELQLLSDWITCAGEMPRKSSMLNSIHRSLLTPGDSLPNASDGISRLQHWMTLAGFQKSPLFFIPYVTLQIAILWDVRVLEGLERWKKKYQALAPRWVEAIGQLEALNSSATIADENSEWSYPSVGQRGKMITATGLAHPLLRDDQRVPNDLAIDEKQRLLLVTGSNMAGKSTLLRSVGVNVLLARIGAPVCSKSWVSESLDIASSIRVQDSLQDGVSFFMAELKRLRRVVDKAVEEDREGGHRMLVLLDEILQGTNSRERQIAVDSVLRRLIDLGCVVLASTHDLELASSDQMRTYAQIVHFREYFEQIDGKQIMRFDYKMRPGVTPTTNALKLLELVGL, encoded by the coding sequence ATGACATCGGATTCGAAATCGGCGGTCAACACCTACCAGTCGCTTGTCGAATCCTTTGAGGAAACGATCGAGCGTTCGAAGCGACTGTCGAAGGTATTGGTTCGCTGTCGAGTCGGATCTGCAATACCAGGACTGGCCATGATCGTGGTGGGAGTTGCAGAACCTTCGCTTGGAAGTTGGACTTGGAAAGTAGGACTTCTGCTCATCGGAGTGTTCCTCTTTTTTGCCACCTGGTACGAAACCATCCAATATCGAATGCAAAATCTGCATTCGCAGTTGTTTGGGTTGGTGAGACTCATTGATCGTTGCAATCGTAATTGGAAGGAGCTGGCACCCTTACCCTCTGAAGATTACGTGGTTCCATACACTGCGGAGTGGACGCAGGATCTCGATGTATTCGGTGAAAGAAGTTTGTTTCGTTGGGCGTCCCTTGCAATGACGCGGACCGGAGCCGAGACGCTTGCTCAGTGGATTACGGAATGGGCGAGCCCCGAAGAGATTCAAATGAGGCAGGAGGCAGTTCGCGAATTGTCGAAGACGCGGTCGTGGAGATTGGATTTCTACCGTATTGCGTGCGGGCTCCGATCTCAAAGGACCTATCCCGAAGCCATCGCGGAGTGGGCCTCCTCGCAAGACTTTTTTGAGGGAAGGCGTTGGATTTACGCCCTCGCTTGTCTAGGACCCTCTCTCGTGATTCTGGGAGCGATCGGATTGGTAGGGGCGTTCTTTCTGGGAGTCGGGGTTGGGCAACTAGTTGGAGTAAGTGTTTTGCTCTTTGGGTTGGCTATTAACTTTGTGCTAACCATGATCATATTGGGCCCGATTCATGATCTGTTCAATCGAATTGGATATGCAAACCGCGAGCTCCAACTGTTGAGTGACTGGATTACCTGCGCGGGGGAAATGCCTCGGAAGAGTTCGATGTTGAACAGCATTCACCGGTCTCTCCTTACACCTGGAGATTCGCTACCCAACGCATCAGATGGGATTAGCAGACTACAGCATTGGATGACGCTAGCAGGTTTCCAAAAGAGTCCATTGTTTTTCATTCCGTATGTCACGTTGCAAATTGCGATCCTGTGGGATGTGCGCGTTTTGGAAGGACTGGAACGCTGGAAAAAGAAGTACCAGGCCCTAGCGCCGCGTTGGGTGGAAGCGATTGGGCAACTTGAGGCACTTAACTCGTCAGCGACGATTGCGGATGAGAATTCCGAGTGGAGTTATCCGTCTGTCGGCCAACGAGGCAAGATGATTACGGCAACGGGTCTCGCACATCCTTTGCTCCGCGATGATCAACGTGTTCCGAACGATCTTGCTATCGATGAAAAGCAGCGGCTTCTGTTGGTAACGGGCAGTAACATGGCTGGGAAGTCGACGCTGTTACGATCGGTCGGTGTGAACGTGTTGTTGGCTAGGATAGGTGCACCTGTTTGTTCGAAGAGTTGGGTCAGTGAGTCGCTGGACATCGCATCGAGCATTCGGGTCCAGGATTCTTTGCAAGACGGTGTGTCGTTCTTTATGGCGGAGTTGAAGCGACTTCGGCGGGTGGTCGACAAGGCTGTGGAGGAGGATCGAGAAGGGGGGCACCGTATGCTCGTCTTGCTCGATGAAATCCTGCAAGGCACGAATTCTCGCGAACGTCAAATTGCGGTCGATTCCGTTTTGAGGAGATTGATCGATCTGGGGTGTGTGGTATTAGCAAGCACCCACGATTTGGAGCTGGCATCCAGTGATCAAATGAGAACTTACGCGCAGATCGTTCATTTTCGCGAGTACTTTGAGCAAATCGATGGAAAGCAAATCATGCGGTTTGATTACAAAATGCGACCTGGTGTAACCCCAACCACCAATGCTCTCAAACTCCTCGAACTCGTTGGCCTCTAG
- a CDS encoding phosphatase PAP2 family protein yields the protein MLDSRSRRRSWVLLIACMGAAILCLPWDLELSYWFRSLKIPGDLNKFIQMSEAFAHFLTIAFVFGCLLWTDVRNRSRLLIGLAFVLLCGAVANAAKAIIPRVRPNAIDLLPLELLPERSLDVWGAPLSGSWLDEHFRSFPSGHAATAMAVAIALTAVYPRGKWFFVSLAVVASVQRVESASHYFSDVLSGVAITLFTGLIFWPRVQPRFERNASTELDLTTIRNASE from the coding sequence GTGCTCGATTCGCGAAGTCGCAGGCGTTCTTGGGTCCTATTGATCGCTTGCATGGGCGCGGCGATCCTGTGCTTGCCTTGGGATCTTGAGCTTTCCTACTGGTTTCGCTCCCTGAAAATTCCCGGTGACCTCAATAAGTTCATTCAGATGAGCGAAGCGTTCGCACATTTCTTAACGATCGCTTTCGTGTTCGGTTGCTTGCTATGGACGGATGTTCGCAATCGGTCCCGGCTTCTCATCGGTCTCGCATTCGTTCTGTTGTGCGGGGCGGTGGCCAACGCGGCTAAAGCCATAATTCCCCGTGTTCGGCCAAACGCGATTGATCTATTGCCCCTCGAGCTTTTGCCTGAACGCAGTTTGGACGTGTGGGGCGCTCCCCTTTCAGGTTCCTGGTTGGATGAGCATTTCCGTAGCTTCCCATCTGGCCATGCAGCGACAGCCATGGCTGTCGCCATCGCTCTTACTGCCGTTTATCCGCGGGGTAAGTGGTTTTTTGTTTCGCTCGCAGTCGTCGCTTCGGTGCAACGAGTTGAAAGCGCCTCACACTATTTTTCGGATGTCCTGTCGGGGGTCGCAATCACTCTGTTCACAGGTTTGATTTTCTGGCCTCGTGTTCAACCTCGATTTGAGCGCAATGCTTCGACCGAATTGGATCTAACGACCATACGAAATGCGTCAGAGTAA
- a CDS encoding bifunctional riboflavin kinase/FAD synthetase produces MFFDKPVTKDAKGGAIAIGNFDGVHCGHRRLLIQLKSLAKRTDGPVVVVTFDPPPLRILRPELSPKPLTTHESKCRLLREAGADFVVALRTSHELLQLSAEDFFDQVIVGALGAKGIIEGPNFRFGRDRRGDVDYLHQRCRTLGIEFELAAVEMDSGDWISSTRIRKEIELGAIQAANRLLLQPYRIHGVVGTGARRGRTLGFPTANLDAISVLVPAHGVYAARVSNVEGIEASIAKSAMHQPVALHIGPNPTFGEDAKKVEAHILDFSADLYGASMELELLSEIRGVQKFPSIEALRAQLSKDIQTTREICLAHKSHPVQSLRKELP; encoded by the coding sequence ATGTTTTTCGATAAACCAGTAACTAAGGATGCGAAAGGTGGAGCCATCGCAATCGGCAATTTCGATGGCGTGCATTGCGGCCATCGCCGTTTGTTGATCCAGCTGAAATCCCTCGCCAAACGAACAGATGGGCCCGTGGTCGTTGTGACTTTTGATCCACCCCCCCTCCGCATTCTTCGTCCGGAACTATCCCCAAAGCCCCTGACGACGCACGAATCCAAATGCAGACTACTGAGGGAGGCTGGAGCGGACTTCGTCGTCGCATTGAGGACCTCACACGAATTGCTCCAGCTGTCTGCGGAAGATTTTTTCGATCAAGTGATAGTGGGAGCTTTGGGGGCAAAAGGAATTATCGAAGGACCAAACTTTCGGTTCGGACGTGACCGGCGAGGAGATGTGGACTATCTCCATCAACGATGTCGAACGCTTGGAATTGAGTTTGAGTTAGCGGCAGTCGAAATGGATTCGGGAGATTGGATTTCGAGTACACGTATTCGGAAAGAGATCGAGCTCGGAGCTATTCAAGCAGCCAATCGATTATTGCTACAACCCTATCGCATTCATGGAGTTGTGGGGACAGGCGCTCGACGCGGTCGAACGCTAGGATTCCCAACCGCGAATCTCGACGCAATTTCCGTCCTCGTTCCGGCGCATGGAGTCTACGCAGCGCGTGTGTCAAACGTTGAGGGGATAGAGGCCTCGATTGCAAAGTCAGCAATGCATCAACCTGTTGCGCTGCACATCGGTCCCAACCCGACCTTTGGAGAGGATGCAAAGAAGGTTGAAGCGCACATACTTGACTTTAGTGCGGATCTCTACGGCGCATCGATGGAATTGGAATTGCTCTCGGAGATACGAGGGGTCCAGAAGTTTCCGTCGATCGAGGCATTGCGTGCCCAGCTGTCGAAGGACATTCAAACGACTCGCGAGATTTGTTTGGCTCACAAGTCTCACCCAGTTCAGAGCCTTCGCAAGGAATTGCCATGA